One part of the Vitis riparia cultivar Riparia Gloire de Montpellier isolate 1030 chromosome 6, EGFV_Vit.rip_1.0, whole genome shotgun sequence genome encodes these proteins:
- the LOC117915854 gene encoding internal alternative NAD(P)H-ubiquinone oxidoreductase A1, mitochondrial, translated as MAWFRNLVQLSSLKSSLRSRSATTPFPNTQFVSILQFSSQPNSEPTRHVPSSGLGPTSSKEKPRVVVLGSGWAGCRAMKGLDTNIYDVVCVSPRNHMVFTPLLASTCVGTLEFRSVAEPIARIQPVISRETGSYFFLANCNRVDPDNHVVHCQTLTNGANVPEPWDFEISYDKLIIASGSMPLTFGIHGVEEHAFFLREVHHAQEIRRKLLLNLMLSDVPGISEAEKQRLLHCVVVGGGPTGVEFSGELSDFITRDVHQRYAHVKNYIHVTLIEANEILSSFDDRLRHYATRQLTKSGVRLVRGTVKDVKVDKIILNNGTEVPYGLLVWSTGVGPSSFVKSMEVPKSPGGRIGIDEWLRVPSAQDIFAIGDCSGFLESTGKPVLPALAQVAERQGKYLAEQLNRIGKAGGGYANRARDMEFGEPFVYKHLGSMASLGRYKALVDLRQGKEGKGLSLAGFTSWIIWRSAYLTRVLSWRNRLYVAINWATTFVFGRDISRI; from the exons ATGGCCTGGTTCAGAAATCTCGTCCAATTATCATCTCTGAAATCTTCACTCCGATCCAGAAGCGCCACAACCCCATTTCCAAACACCCAATTCGTCTCCATCTTGCAGTTTAGTTCTCAGCCAAATTCGGAGCCCACCCGCCATGTGCCGAGCTCTGGGCTCGGACCCACCTCGTCGAAAGAGAAGCCGAGGGTGGTGGTGTTGGGGTCTGGGTGGGCTGGGTGCAGGGCCATGAAGGGCTTGGACACCAACATCTATGATGTGGTGTGCGTGTCGCCAAGGAACCACATGGTCTTCACTCCTCTCTTGGCTTCTACTTGTGTTGGGACTCTTGAGTTCCGGTCCGTGGCTGAACCCATTGCGCGGATCCAGCCGGTGATTTCAAGGGAAACTGGGTCTTACTTCTTTCTTGCTAATTGTAATCGGGTTGATCCCGATAACCATGTG GTACACTGCCAGACTCTAACTAATGGAGCAAATGTCCCGGAGCCATGGGACTTTGAGATCTCATATGATAAGTTGATTATTGCTTCGGGTTCAATGCCCTTAACATTTGGAATTCATGGTGTGGAAGAACATGCCTTTTTTCTTCGTGAAGTCCATCATGCTCAGGAAATTAGGAGGAAGCTGCTCCTAAACTTGATGCTGTCTGATGTGCCTG GAATTTCGGAAGCAGAGAAGCAGAGGCTCCTACACTGTGTTGTTGTGGGAGGTGGTCCAACAGGAGTTGAGTTCAGTGGTGAACTTAGTGATTTTATCACGAGGGACGTTCATCAAAGATATGCCCATGTGAAAAATTACATCCATGTTACTTTGATTGAG GCAAACGAGATATTGTCTTCCTTTGATGATCGCCTTCGGCACTATGCTACTAGGCAGTTGACTAAG TCAGGAGTTCGTCTTGTTCGTGGGACTGTTAAAGATGTTAAAGTTgacaaaataattctaaataatgGCACGGAGGTTCCATATGGGCTGTTGGTATGGTCTACAGGTGTTGGTCCCTCATCTTTTGTGAAGTCTATGGAGGTCCCAAAATCCCCTGGTGGAAG GATTGGCATTGATGAGTGGCTACGCGTTCCTTCTGCACAGGACATTTTTGCAATAGGTGACTGCAGTGGGTTCCTTGAAAGTACTGGCAAACCAGTTCTTCCAGCTCTGGCACAG GTTGCAGAGAGGCAAGGGAAGTATCTAGCAGAACAATTGAACAGGATTGGCAAAGCTGGTGGAGGGTATGCAAACAGAGCAAGAGACATGGAATTTGGAGAGCCCTTTGTTTATAAGCATTTGGGAAGCATGGCATCCCTTGGCAGATACAAGGCTCTCGTGGACCTTAGGCAGGGCAAG GAGGGCAAAGGTTTATCTCTGGCAGGATTTACAAGTTGGATTATTTGGCGATCAGCATATCTCACGCGCGTTTTAAGCTGGAGGAACCGGTTATATGTTGCAATCAACTGGGCAACAACTTTTGTGTTTGGTCGTGATATAAGCCGAATATAG
- the LOC117915853 gene encoding U-box domain-containing protein 44-like isoform X1 translates to MTAPALESILRSLSELCLSDDNFAWENPRRFSAYANRLQLVLNQFLRSSSPEALSPSVQTTLRGVSGDLSKAVEAVSVYRNRSKIFVLINCQSLCASLQEHTVAIGGWLALLESTLPEGSDLRKKVADLSQDMKQAQFRVSDNEERVHCTLQKEGQGRPTSKAVQSAIVMDLARALGIEADDHAKLSEQVKLLKTDLASSNPLAERRVLMSLERIMDNWTVHPATSEWNLDFDFEEDAQMSPFKNFLCPLTKEVMKDPVVLESSQNYERTAIEYWFRRCIEDGRDPTCPVTGQVLKSTEMKPNIGLAGAIEEWVSRNIEIQLKSAVQCLSENQPPVDSVEWVLDVIYKISEEHPSNRYRVRHAGVVLLMVKVLRNCSKSMGTHMRGKALMTLLSMAKDEESKNIMLGEGITRLAIHSLIGSSEKEKEYAVKLLLEFSRDEAYCTKIASEKGALVLLSSMAGNLEHPALSNLAEEVLKQMERVEDNVQHLAAAGRFEPLLSRLCEGTDDVKIEMARIMGGMTLTNSSKEQIARKCAKTLVQLLSKPKGRAPSLQALCNLSVLDDNATILVDSAVIPALTDILFENQDDSELKELATSIIANIVQHPGHWEYSSIDNKGHSMQSETTVFRLLGLLAHVSPQCQVSVLRILYGISSSPQASESVVTHIKSGDGIKTIIPFLEHPEVEHRIYAFRLTRILSGTFGEDLANELKPADKLPLFKDKLLDNQSTDGERSDAACILANLPLSEDEVKTVLGSSFVGWTVVTLKDRLRSTNWRTTRSSSCLEEGLLGLLLHFTQSPDPQTVSVVKEHSLMNIFREQLNFPLKPRVKQLAALGLKNLSESQRTLISTGDLEVQLSHGFCSSLVFMCGKRPPELPVCAIHNVSCEEDNQFCLLRSNCIKPLVDLLTDEDTNVQIAAVEALSTLVIDTSNNFKRAVDELEHLGVVEAAITLFTEVRPGILQERLLWMIERILRVESDNNRHSLNQSLVRALVEAFKHGNANAKGYAQDALTNLKQLSGVSGKNSSQSRPRR, encoded by the exons ATGACGGCGCCGGCGTTGGAATCCATTCTTCGCTCCTTATCGGAACTCTGCCTTTCCGACGATAACTTCGCTTGGGAGAACCCTAGGCGCTTCTCTGCCTACGCCAATCGCCTCCAGCTTGTTCTGAACCAGTTCCTGCGATCGTCGTCGCCGGAGGCTTTGTCCCCGTCCGTACAAACTACCTTGAGAGGGGTTTCTGGTGATCTGTCGAAGGCGGTTGAGGCGGTGTCAGTGTATAGGAACAGAAGCAAAATCTTCGTCCTCATCAACTGTCAGTCTCTGTGCGCGTCCCTTCAGGAGCACACCGTAGCAATCGGAGGATGGTTGGCTCTGCTGGAGTCGACTCTGCCGGAGGGTTCAGATCTTCGCAAGAAGGTCGCCGATCTCTCCCAGGATATGAAACAAGCGCAGTTCAGA GTTTCGGACAACGAAGAGAGAGTGCACTGTACACTGCAGAAGGAGGGACAAGGCAGGCCGACCAGCAAAGCAGTGCAAAGTGCCATTGTCATGGATTTAGCTCGAGCTCTCGGGATCGAGGCAGATGATCATGCAAAGTTGTCGGAGCAGGTCAAGCTCCTGAAGACGGACTTGGCGAGCTCGAATCCACTTGCAGAAAGGCGGGTTTTGATGTCCCTGGAGAGAATTATGGATAACTGGACTGTTCATCCAGCCACTTCAGAGTGGaacttggattttgattttgaagagGATGCCCAAATGTCGCCCTTTAAGAATTTTCTATGCCCATTGACAAAGGAAGTGATGAAGGATCCGGTGGTGTTGGAATCATCTCAGAATTATGAGCGGACTGCAATTGAGTACTGGTTCCGACGATGTATAGAGGATGGTCGGGATCCAACTTGTCCTGTTACGGGGCAGGTGCTCAAGTCTACGGAGATGAAACCAAACATCGGATTGGCTGGCGCAATTGAAGAGTGGGTTAGTAGGAATATTGAAATTCAACTTAAGTCAGCAGTGCAGTGTCTTTCTGAGAATCAACCCCCAGTGGATTCTGTTGAATGGGTTTTGGATGTCATTTATAAGATATCAGAAGAGCACCCATCTAATAGATACAGAGTGAGACATGCAGGTGTTGTTCTTCTTATGGTTAAAGTTCTTAGAAACTGTTCGAAGAGCATGGGAACACATATGAGAGGCAAAGCTCTTATGACTTTGCTTAGCATGGCCAAGGATGAAGAAAGCAAA AACATAATGCTTGGAGAGGGTATCACTAGATTGGCAATACATAGTCTTATTGGGAGTTcggagaaagagaaagagtaTGCTGTGAAGTTATTGCTAGAGTTCTCGAGGGATGAAGCTTACTGCACAAAAATTGCATCAGAAAAAGGGGCACTAGTTCTTCTTTCGAGCATGGCAGGAAATCTGGAGCATCCTGCCTTATCTAATCTAGCTGAAGAGGTGCTAAAACAGATGGAGAGGGTGGAGGATAATGTTCAGCATTTGGCAGCAGCTGGAAGATTTGAACCCTTACTTAGCCGGTTATGTGAAG GTACCGATGATGTTAAAATAGAGATGGCTCGTATTATGGGGGGGATGACCCTGACAAATAGCAGTAAGGAACAAATTGCGAGGAAATGTGCTAAAACCCTTGTTCAACTGTTATCTAAGCCAAAAGGAAGAGCTCCAAGCTTGCAAGCATTGTGTAATTTGTCAGTCTTGGATGACAATGCAACCATTCTTGTTGATTCTGCTGTGATTCCAGCTCTTACAGATATTCTTTTCGAAAATCAGGATGATTCAGAGCTGAAGGAATTAGCTACATCAATAATTGCAAACATAGTACAGCATCCAGGGCACTGGGAATATTCATCTATTGACAACAAAGGACATTCAATGCAGTCAGAGACAACTGTGTTCCGTCTTTTGGGGCTTCTAGCTCATGTTTCCCCTCAATGTCAAGTATCTGTTCTCCGGATCCTTTATGGAATTTCATCTTCACCCCAGGCTTCAG agTCAGTAGTTACCCATATAAAGTCTGGGGATGGCATCAAAACCATTATACCATTTCTAGAGCACCCAGAAGTTGAACATAGAATTTATGCTTTCAGGCTTACAAGGATACTCTCTGGAACGTTTGGCGAAGATTTAGCTAACGAACTGAAACCTGCTGACAAGCTTCCATTATTTAAAGACAAACTACTTGACAACCAATCCACAGATGGTGAAAGATCCGATGCTGCATGCATACTGGCTAACCTTCCTCTCTCAGAAGATGAAGTAAAAACAGTCCTAGGTTCTAGTTTTGTGGGATGGACAGTTGTTACTCTCAAAGATCGTCTCCGAAGCACCAATTGGAGAACTACTCGATCCTCCTCATGCTTGGAGGAAGGGCTTCTTGGCCTCCTACTCCACTTTACTCAGAGTCCTGATCCGCAAACTGTTAGTGTGGTCAAAGAGCATTCCCTCATGAATATTTTCCGTGAGCAGCTCAACTTCCCTTTAAAACCAAGAGTTAAACAGCTAGCTGCCCTTGGATTGAAAAACTTGTCAGAGTCTCAAAGGACACTAATTAGCACTGGGGACTTAGAAGTGCAACTTTCCCATGGCTTCTGCTCCTCCTTGGTGTTCATGTGTGGGAAGAGGCCTCCAGAACTGCCTGTGTGCGCCATACACAATGTTTCATGTGAAGAAGATAATCAGTTTTGCCTGCTTAGAAGCAATTGCATTAAACCCTTGGTAGATCTTCTAACAGATGAGGACACCAATGTTCAAATTGCTGCAGTGGAGGCACTTTCTACTCTCGTGATAGATACTTCCAACAACTTTAAGAGAGCTGTTGATGAGCTTGAACATCTGGGTGTGGTTGAAGCTGCTATTACTCTTTTTACAGAAGTTCGCCCTGGTATTCTTCAAGAGAGGTTACTTTGGATGATAGAGAGAATATTAAGAGTAGAGAGTGACAATAACCGGCACTCGCTAAATCAGTCTCTGGTCAGGGCCTTGGTAGAAGCCTTTAAGCACGGCAATGCCAATGCAAAGGGGTATGCCCAGGACGCTCTTACCAACCTAAAACAGTTATCAGGAGTCAGTGGAAAGAACTCGAGTCAATCTCGTCCTCGGCGGTAG
- the LOC117915853 gene encoding U-box domain-containing protein 44-like isoform X2 — MDLARALGIEADDHAKLSEQVKLLKTDLASSNPLAERRVLMSLERIMDNWTVHPATSEWNLDFDFEEDAQMSPFKNFLCPLTKEVMKDPVVLESSQNYERTAIEYWFRRCIEDGRDPTCPVTGQVLKSTEMKPNIGLAGAIEEWVSRNIEIQLKSAVQCLSENQPPVDSVEWVLDVIYKISEEHPSNRYRVRHAGVVLLMVKVLRNCSKSMGTHMRGKALMTLLSMAKDEESKNIMLGEGITRLAIHSLIGSSEKEKEYAVKLLLEFSRDEAYCTKIASEKGALVLLSSMAGNLEHPALSNLAEEVLKQMERVEDNVQHLAAAGRFEPLLSRLCEGTDDVKIEMARIMGGMTLTNSSKEQIARKCAKTLVQLLSKPKGRAPSLQALCNLSVLDDNATILVDSAVIPALTDILFENQDDSELKELATSIIANIVQHPGHWEYSSIDNKGHSMQSETTVFRLLGLLAHVSPQCQVSVLRILYGISSSPQASESVVTHIKSGDGIKTIIPFLEHPEVEHRIYAFRLTRILSGTFGEDLANELKPADKLPLFKDKLLDNQSTDGERSDAACILANLPLSEDEVKTVLGSSFVGWTVVTLKDRLRSTNWRTTRSSSCLEEGLLGLLLHFTQSPDPQTVSVVKEHSLMNIFREQLNFPLKPRVKQLAALGLKNLSESQRTLISTGDLEVQLSHGFCSSLVFMCGKRPPELPVCAIHNVSCEEDNQFCLLRSNCIKPLVDLLTDEDTNVQIAAVEALSTLVIDTSNNFKRAVDELEHLGVVEAAITLFTEVRPGILQERLLWMIERILRVESDNNRHSLNQSLVRALVEAFKHGNANAKGYAQDALTNLKQLSGVSGKNSSQSRPRR; from the exons ATGGATTTAGCTCGAGCTCTCGGGATCGAGGCAGATGATCATGCAAAGTTGTCGGAGCAGGTCAAGCTCCTGAAGACGGACTTGGCGAGCTCGAATCCACTTGCAGAAAGGCGGGTTTTGATGTCCCTGGAGAGAATTATGGATAACTGGACTGTTCATCCAGCCACTTCAGAGTGGaacttggattttgattttgaagagGATGCCCAAATGTCGCCCTTTAAGAATTTTCTATGCCCATTGACAAAGGAAGTGATGAAGGATCCGGTGGTGTTGGAATCATCTCAGAATTATGAGCGGACTGCAATTGAGTACTGGTTCCGACGATGTATAGAGGATGGTCGGGATCCAACTTGTCCTGTTACGGGGCAGGTGCTCAAGTCTACGGAGATGAAACCAAACATCGGATTGGCTGGCGCAATTGAAGAGTGGGTTAGTAGGAATATTGAAATTCAACTTAAGTCAGCAGTGCAGTGTCTTTCTGAGAATCAACCCCCAGTGGATTCTGTTGAATGGGTTTTGGATGTCATTTATAAGATATCAGAAGAGCACCCATCTAATAGATACAGAGTGAGACATGCAGGTGTTGTTCTTCTTATGGTTAAAGTTCTTAGAAACTGTTCGAAGAGCATGGGAACACATATGAGAGGCAAAGCTCTTATGACTTTGCTTAGCATGGCCAAGGATGAAGAAAGCAAA AACATAATGCTTGGAGAGGGTATCACTAGATTGGCAATACATAGTCTTATTGGGAGTTcggagaaagagaaagagtaTGCTGTGAAGTTATTGCTAGAGTTCTCGAGGGATGAAGCTTACTGCACAAAAATTGCATCAGAAAAAGGGGCACTAGTTCTTCTTTCGAGCATGGCAGGAAATCTGGAGCATCCTGCCTTATCTAATCTAGCTGAAGAGGTGCTAAAACAGATGGAGAGGGTGGAGGATAATGTTCAGCATTTGGCAGCAGCTGGAAGATTTGAACCCTTACTTAGCCGGTTATGTGAAG GTACCGATGATGTTAAAATAGAGATGGCTCGTATTATGGGGGGGATGACCCTGACAAATAGCAGTAAGGAACAAATTGCGAGGAAATGTGCTAAAACCCTTGTTCAACTGTTATCTAAGCCAAAAGGAAGAGCTCCAAGCTTGCAAGCATTGTGTAATTTGTCAGTCTTGGATGACAATGCAACCATTCTTGTTGATTCTGCTGTGATTCCAGCTCTTACAGATATTCTTTTCGAAAATCAGGATGATTCAGAGCTGAAGGAATTAGCTACATCAATAATTGCAAACATAGTACAGCATCCAGGGCACTGGGAATATTCATCTATTGACAACAAAGGACATTCAATGCAGTCAGAGACAACTGTGTTCCGTCTTTTGGGGCTTCTAGCTCATGTTTCCCCTCAATGTCAAGTATCTGTTCTCCGGATCCTTTATGGAATTTCATCTTCACCCCAGGCTTCAG agTCAGTAGTTACCCATATAAAGTCTGGGGATGGCATCAAAACCATTATACCATTTCTAGAGCACCCAGAAGTTGAACATAGAATTTATGCTTTCAGGCTTACAAGGATACTCTCTGGAACGTTTGGCGAAGATTTAGCTAACGAACTGAAACCTGCTGACAAGCTTCCATTATTTAAAGACAAACTACTTGACAACCAATCCACAGATGGTGAAAGATCCGATGCTGCATGCATACTGGCTAACCTTCCTCTCTCAGAAGATGAAGTAAAAACAGTCCTAGGTTCTAGTTTTGTGGGATGGACAGTTGTTACTCTCAAAGATCGTCTCCGAAGCACCAATTGGAGAACTACTCGATCCTCCTCATGCTTGGAGGAAGGGCTTCTTGGCCTCCTACTCCACTTTACTCAGAGTCCTGATCCGCAAACTGTTAGTGTGGTCAAAGAGCATTCCCTCATGAATATTTTCCGTGAGCAGCTCAACTTCCCTTTAAAACCAAGAGTTAAACAGCTAGCTGCCCTTGGATTGAAAAACTTGTCAGAGTCTCAAAGGACACTAATTAGCACTGGGGACTTAGAAGTGCAACTTTCCCATGGCTTCTGCTCCTCCTTGGTGTTCATGTGTGGGAAGAGGCCTCCAGAACTGCCTGTGTGCGCCATACACAATGTTTCATGTGAAGAAGATAATCAGTTTTGCCTGCTTAGAAGCAATTGCATTAAACCCTTGGTAGATCTTCTAACAGATGAGGACACCAATGTTCAAATTGCTGCAGTGGAGGCACTTTCTACTCTCGTGATAGATACTTCCAACAACTTTAAGAGAGCTGTTGATGAGCTTGAACATCTGGGTGTGGTTGAAGCTGCTATTACTCTTTTTACAGAAGTTCGCCCTGGTATTCTTCAAGAGAGGTTACTTTGGATGATAGAGAGAATATTAAGAGTAGAGAGTGACAATAACCGGCACTCGCTAAATCAGTCTCTGGTCAGGGCCTTGGTAGAAGCCTTTAAGCACGGCAATGCCAATGCAAAGGGGTATGCCCAGGACGCTCTTACCAACCTAAAACAGTTATCAGGAGTCAGTGGAAAGAACTCGAGTCAATCTCGTCCTCGGCGGTAG